In a genomic window of Lagopus muta isolate bLagMut1 chromosome 2, bLagMut1 primary, whole genome shotgun sequence:
- the CNR1 gene encoding cannabinoid receptor 1 isoform X1: MRISSDVFFHPPSLFETNKTEVMKSILDGLADTTFRTITTDLLYVGSNDIQYEDMKGDMASKLGYYPQKFPLSSFRGDPFQEKMTAGDDPLLSIIPSDQINITEFYNKSLSTFKENEENIQCGENFMDMECFMILNPSQQLAIAVLSLTLGTFTVLENLLVLCVILHSRSLRCRPSYHFIGSLAVADLLGSVIFVYSFVDFHVFHRKDSPNVFLFKLGGVTASFTASVGSLFLTAIDRYISIHRPLAYKRIVTRPKAVVAFCVMWTIAIVIAVLPLLGWNCKKLNSVCSDIFPLIDETYLMFWIGVTSILLLFIVYAYMYILWKAHSHAVRMLQRGTQKSIIIQSTEDGKVQITRPDQTRMDIRLAKTLVLILVVLIICWGPLLAIMVYDVFGKMNKLIKTVFAFCSMLCLLNSTVNPIIYALRSKDLRHAFRSMFPTCEGTAQPLDNSMESDCQHKHANNAGNMHRAAESCIKSTVKIAKVTMSVSTDTTAEAL, encoded by the exons ATGAG GATTTCCTCAGATGTCTTTTTCCATCCTCCAAGTCTCTTTGAAACCAACAAGACTGAGGTTATGAAGTCAATTCTAGATGGCCTTGCAGATACAACTTTCCGAACAATTACAACAGATCTCCTTTACGTGGGCTCCAACGATATCCAGTACGAAGACATGAAAGGCGACATGGCATCCAAGCTGGGATACTACCCCCAGAAGttccctctctcctcttttaggGGTGAtcctttccaagaaaaaatgACTGCAGGAGATGATCCCCTGCTAAGCATTATTCCCTCAGACCAGATCAATATCACAGAGTTTTACAACAAGTCCTTGTCCACGTTTAAGGAAAATGAGGAGAACATACAGTGTGGGGAGAACTTCATGGATATGGAATGCTTTATGATCCTGaaccccagccagcagctggccATCGCTGTGCTGTCGCTCACCCTGGGCACCTTCACAGTCCTAGAGAACCTCCTGGTCCTGTGTGTCATCCTCCACTCCCGAAGCCTGCGGTGTAGACCCTCTTACCATTTCATAGGCAGCCTGGCTGTGGCCGACCTCCTGGGCAGTGTGATTTTTGTCTACAGTTTTGTtgatttccatgtttttcaCAGGAAGGACAGCCCCAATGTCTTCTTGTTCAAGCTGGGTGGAGTTACTGCCTCCTTCACTGCCTCTGTAGGTAGCCTTTTTCTCACGGCAATAGACCGGTACATATCTATACACAGGCCGCTAGCTTACAAAAGGATTGTAACCCGACCAAAGGCTGTCGTTGCGTTTTGTGTGATGTGGACCATTGCCATTGTAATAGCTGTTCTTCCACTGCTCGGCTGGAACTGCAAAAAGCTCAACTCCGTGTGTTCAGACATATTCCCTCTCATCGACGAGACGTACCTGATGTTCTGGATCGGGGTCACCAGCATCCTCTTGCTGTTCATTGTCTATGCCTATATGTACATACTGTGGAAGGCGCACAGCCACGCTGTTCGCATGCTTCAGCGTGGCACGCAGAAAAGCATAATCATTCAGAGTACAGAGGATGGGAAAGTACAGATCACTAGACCTGATCAAACTCGTATGGACATCAGGTTAGCCAAAACCTTGGTCCTTATTCTAGTCGTTTTAATCATATGCTGGGGTCCTCTCCTCGCCATAATGGTGTACGATGTCTTTGGGAAAATGAACAAGCTCATCAAGACTGTCTTTGCCTTCTGTAGCATGCTCTGTCTGCTGAATTCGACAGTGAATCCCATCATCTACGCTCTGAGGAGCAAGGACTTGAGACATGCCTTCCGGAGCATGTTCCCCACCTGCGAAGGGACTGCACAGCCTCTGGATAACAGCATGGAGTCTGACTGCCAGCACAAACACGCCAACAACGCGGGAAAcatgcacagggctgctgagagctgcattAAGAGCACAGTTAAGATTGCCAAAGTGACCATGTCTGTCTCCACAGACACGACTGCTGAAGCGTTGTAA
- the CNR1 gene encoding cannabinoid receptor 1 isoform X2 gives MKSILDGLADTTFRTITTDLLYVGSNDIQYEDMKGDMASKLGYYPQKFPLSSFRGDPFQEKMTAGDDPLLSIIPSDQINITEFYNKSLSTFKENEENIQCGENFMDMECFMILNPSQQLAIAVLSLTLGTFTVLENLLVLCVILHSRSLRCRPSYHFIGSLAVADLLGSVIFVYSFVDFHVFHRKDSPNVFLFKLGGVTASFTASVGSLFLTAIDRYISIHRPLAYKRIVTRPKAVVAFCVMWTIAIVIAVLPLLGWNCKKLNSVCSDIFPLIDETYLMFWIGVTSILLLFIVYAYMYILWKAHSHAVRMLQRGTQKSIIIQSTEDGKVQITRPDQTRMDIRLAKTLVLILVVLIICWGPLLAIMVYDVFGKMNKLIKTVFAFCSMLCLLNSTVNPIIYALRSKDLRHAFRSMFPTCEGTAQPLDNSMESDCQHKHANNAGNMHRAAESCIKSTVKIAKVTMSVSTDTTAEAL, from the coding sequence ATGAAGTCAATTCTAGATGGCCTTGCAGATACAACTTTCCGAACAATTACAACAGATCTCCTTTACGTGGGCTCCAACGATATCCAGTACGAAGACATGAAAGGCGACATGGCATCCAAGCTGGGATACTACCCCCAGAAGttccctctctcctcttttaggGGTGAtcctttccaagaaaaaatgACTGCAGGAGATGATCCCCTGCTAAGCATTATTCCCTCAGACCAGATCAATATCACAGAGTTTTACAACAAGTCCTTGTCCACGTTTAAGGAAAATGAGGAGAACATACAGTGTGGGGAGAACTTCATGGATATGGAATGCTTTATGATCCTGaaccccagccagcagctggccATCGCTGTGCTGTCGCTCACCCTGGGCACCTTCACAGTCCTAGAGAACCTCCTGGTCCTGTGTGTCATCCTCCACTCCCGAAGCCTGCGGTGTAGACCCTCTTACCATTTCATAGGCAGCCTGGCTGTGGCCGACCTCCTGGGCAGTGTGATTTTTGTCTACAGTTTTGTtgatttccatgtttttcaCAGGAAGGACAGCCCCAATGTCTTCTTGTTCAAGCTGGGTGGAGTTACTGCCTCCTTCACTGCCTCTGTAGGTAGCCTTTTTCTCACGGCAATAGACCGGTACATATCTATACACAGGCCGCTAGCTTACAAAAGGATTGTAACCCGACCAAAGGCTGTCGTTGCGTTTTGTGTGATGTGGACCATTGCCATTGTAATAGCTGTTCTTCCACTGCTCGGCTGGAACTGCAAAAAGCTCAACTCCGTGTGTTCAGACATATTCCCTCTCATCGACGAGACGTACCTGATGTTCTGGATCGGGGTCACCAGCATCCTCTTGCTGTTCATTGTCTATGCCTATATGTACATACTGTGGAAGGCGCACAGCCACGCTGTTCGCATGCTTCAGCGTGGCACGCAGAAAAGCATAATCATTCAGAGTACAGAGGATGGGAAAGTACAGATCACTAGACCTGATCAAACTCGTATGGACATCAGGTTAGCCAAAACCTTGGTCCTTATTCTAGTCGTTTTAATCATATGCTGGGGTCCTCTCCTCGCCATAATGGTGTACGATGTCTTTGGGAAAATGAACAAGCTCATCAAGACTGTCTTTGCCTTCTGTAGCATGCTCTGTCTGCTGAATTCGACAGTGAATCCCATCATCTACGCTCTGAGGAGCAAGGACTTGAGACATGCCTTCCGGAGCATGTTCCCCACCTGCGAAGGGACTGCACAGCCTCTGGATAACAGCATGGAGTCTGACTGCCAGCACAAACACGCCAACAACGCGGGAAAcatgcacagggctgctgagagctgcattAAGAGCACAGTTAAGATTGCCAAAGTGACCATGTCTGTCTCCACAGACACGACTGCTGAAGCGTTGTAA